The Candidatus Bathyarchaeota archaeon genomic interval AGACGCTAGCTCTAGGGAGCCGTGCATCAAGTCGAAGCTTTCCGATAGTCTCGGGTTGTCTTCTCTAGGCTTGATGTAGAACGGTTTAGACACAGTAGGCCAGTCGGTTATGAAGTAGAAGCCTAGGTTAAGCTCTCCAAGCTTTCTAAGAGCCGGCGTGGAGAAGTCTTCCCCCCATGAAACCTCAACGTCCAGCTTTTTAAGGGTCTTGTAGGCCTCGTTATACGTAAGCCTCTTTAAGGGTAGCCGCGGCTTCTCAAGTTCGACCTCTAGGACCTTAAGCTCCTCTGAGCATTTATCCAACACGTCCGTGATGGCTCGATGGATCATTTCCTCTAGAAGCTTCATGACGTCCTCGTAGTCTGCGAAAGCCATCTCGACGTCTACGGACGTTATCTCGCTTAAGTGTCTGGGCGTTTTAAACTTCTCGGCTCTGAAGACCGGGCCTATCTCGAAAACCCTCTCGAAAGCTGAGGAAAGCTGTTCCTTGTAGAGCTGGGGGCTTTGTGCCAGAAAGGCCTCCTTATCATAGTATAGGAGCGGGAACAACGCGGCTCCGCCCTCGGTGGCGGATCCTATGATCTTAGGCGTGTTAACTTCTATGAAACCTTTCTCGACTAGGAAGCTTCTTATAGCTTGTAGAACTTGGTGTCTTATCTTGAACACGGCCTGAGCCGCCGGTCTGCGTAGGTCCACGGCTCTTATCTCAAGCCTCTTATCCAGGCTTGGAAGGGTTTTGGCAAACACGTCGAAGGGTGGAAGCCTCTTAGGCTCTGAGAACACGTATAGATCGTCTACCTCTACTTCAGCTCCTCTAGGGGCTTTCTCTATGGCCTTAACTACGCCTTTAACCCCGATGTAGCTGTGGGCTTTAAGCCCGGTTAGTCTCTCGAAAACCTGTGGCTCTGTCCTATCTTTATGGGCCGTGACTTGAAGGGTTCCATATCTGTCTTGG includes:
- the aspS gene encoding aspartate--tRNA(Asn) ligase — protein: MPEGWKRSHFSVDVKPSIEGEKVTVLGMVLSVRKQGGLCFVILQDRYGTLQVTAHKDRTEPQVFERLTGLKAHSYIGVKGVVKAIEKAPRGAEVEVDDLYVFSEPKRLPPFDVFAKTLPSLDKRLEIRAVDLRRPAAQAVFKIRHQVLQAIRSFLVEKGFIEVNTPKIIGSATEGGAALFPLLYYDKEAFLAQSPQLYKEQLSSAFERVFEIGPVFRAEKFKTPRHLSEITSVDVEMAFADYEDVMKLLEEMIHRAITDVLDKCSEELKVLEVELEKPRLPLKRLTYNEAYKTLKKLDVEVSWGEDFSTPALRKLGELNLGFYFITDWPTVSKPFYIKPREDNPRLSESFDLMHGSLELASGGSRVSSRDVLARRLRRQGLNPKLFEYHLRVYEYGMPPHAGFGLGLERFMMAITGISNIREVTLFPRDQTRLTP